A stretch of Myroides oncorhynchi DNA encodes these proteins:
- a CDS encoding dipeptidyl peptidase 3, translating to MKLNTMACIVIASAMALSCGEKKGTEKGTEGVADTEQFEYSIDQFGDIEVLKYQIPGWENLTLKEKELVYYLSQAGYAGRDIIWDQNYKHNLTIRKALENVYENYKGDKESEDWKEFVTYVKRVWFSNGIHHHYSNDKIKPGFSQAYFSILLKETNTVLDQNISNILFNNVDNKKVNLDLAKGLVKGSAVNFYGEGITEDEVEAFYGAMKSPDPDRPLSTGLNSKVVKENGKLVEKLWKSGGMYGKAIDQIIFWLEKAVTVAENKEQGDALKLLIKYYQTGDLKTWDDYNVAWVKATKGNIDYNNGFIEVYADPLGHKGSYESVVQINDFDMSKKMAVISQSAQWFEDNSPLMDAHKKKNVKGVTYKTVIVASEAGDASPSTPIGVNLPNADWIRAEHGSKSISLGNIIDSYNHAGGSDKLKEFVHDEEELKLEEKYGELADKLHTALHEVIGHASGQINKGVGQPKETLKSYASTLEEGRADLVGLFYLYSPKLQELGLVDDWKSVGKAAYDGYIRNGLMTQLVRLEPGADIEEAHMRNRQWVSAWVFEKGKKDNVIEKVVRDGKTYYNITDYDKLHDLFGQLLKETQRIKSEGDYKAGQELVETYGVKVDQAIHKEVLTRNAKFNSAPYRGFVNPYIVPVKNDKGEVTDYKVEQPKSFEEQMLRYAKEYGFLPLVN from the coding sequence ATGAAATTAAACACAATGGCGTGTATTGTGATAGCTTCTGCTATGGCACTATCATGCGGAGAAAAAAAAGGAACTGAAAAAGGAACTGAAGGAGTGGCAGATACAGAACAATTTGAATATAGTATTGATCAATTTGGAGATATCGAGGTATTAAAATACCAGATACCTGGATGGGAGAACTTGACATTAAAAGAGAAAGAGTTAGTTTATTATTTAAGTCAAGCAGGATATGCTGGACGTGATATCATCTGGGATCAGAACTATAAGCACAACTTGACTATTCGTAAAGCATTAGAGAATGTGTACGAAAATTATAAAGGTGATAAAGAGTCTGAAGACTGGAAAGAGTTCGTTACATATGTTAAACGCGTATGGTTCTCTAATGGTATTCACCACCATTATTCTAATGATAAGATTAAACCAGGGTTTTCTCAAGCGTATTTTTCTATTTTATTGAAAGAAACAAATACAGTGTTAGATCAAAATATCTCTAATATTTTATTTAATAACGTAGATAATAAAAAGGTAAACCTTGACTTGGCAAAAGGACTTGTGAAGGGATCTGCTGTTAATTTCTATGGTGAAGGTATCACAGAAGATGAAGTAGAAGCGTTCTATGGAGCGATGAAAAGCCCTGATCCAGACCGCCCATTATCTACTGGTTTGAACTCTAAAGTAGTTAAAGAGAATGGTAAGTTAGTAGAGAAATTATGGAAGAGTGGAGGAATGTATGGTAAAGCAATTGATCAAATTATCTTTTGGTTAGAAAAAGCAGTAACTGTAGCAGAGAATAAAGAACAAGGAGATGCACTTAAATTATTAATCAAATATTACCAAACTGGAGATTTGAAGACTTGGGATGATTATAACGTCGCTTGGGTAAAGGCTACAAAAGGAAATATCGATTATAACAATGGATTTATTGAGGTATATGCAGATCCATTAGGTCATAAAGGATCTTATGAAAGCGTGGTGCAAATTAACGACTTTGATATGTCTAAAAAGATGGCTGTGATCTCTCAATCAGCACAATGGTTTGAGGATAACTCTCCATTAATGGATGCTCATAAAAAGAAAAACGTTAAAGGTGTTACTTATAAGACTGTTATCGTAGCATCAGAAGCAGGTGACGCATCTCCAAGTACACCTATTGGAGTGAACTTACCAAATGCTGACTGGATTAGAGCAGAACACGGTTCTAAATCAATCTCATTAGGTAATATTATCGATTCTTATAACCATGCAGGTGGTTCGGACAAATTAAAAGAGTTCGTTCACGATGAAGAAGAATTAAAGTTAGAAGAGAAGTATGGAGAGTTAGCAGATAAATTACACACTGCGCTTCACGAAGTAATCGGGCATGCATCTGGACAAATTAACAAAGGAGTGGGACAACCTAAAGAGACTTTAAAAAGTTATGCTTCTACTTTAGAAGAAGGACGTGCTGACTTAGTAGGTTTATTCTATTTATACAGTCCTAAGTTACAAGAGTTAGGATTAGTAGATGATTGGAAGTCGGTAGGTAAAGCAGCTTATGATGGTTATATCCGCAACGGGTTAATGACTCAGTTAGTGCGTTTAGAGCCAGGAGCTGATATCGAAGAAGCACACATGAGAAATCGCCAATGGGTGAGTGCTTGGGTATTTGAAAAAGGTAAGAAAGACAATGTAATAGAGAAAGTAGTTCGTGATGGTAAGACATACTATAACATTACTGACTATGATAAATTACACGACTTGTTTGGACAACTTTTAAAAGAGACACAACGTATCAAGTCTGAGGGAGATTATAAAGCAGGACAAGAGTTAGTAGAAACTTATGGTGTAAAAGTAGATCAAGCGATACACAAAGAAGTATTAACGCGTAATGCTAAGTTTAATTCTGCTCCATATAGAGGATTTGTTAACCCATACATTGTGCCTGTGAAGAACGATAAAGGAGAAGTTACTGATTATAAAGTAGAACAACCTAAATCATTCGAAGAGCAAATGTTGCGTTATGCTAAAGAATACGGATTCTTACCACTTGTAAACTAA
- a CDS encoding Crp/Fnr family transcriptional regulator, with protein sequence MDKASLIDNFERKGVILTTEEKELILASFQTVHVKKKDYLLKAGEVCDFEAFVIQGCFKKYCLDDKGDEHIIHFSIEDWWISDLESYNNGLPSRTSIQALEDSEILFITKEVKEALYDQVSGLERIYRRMTQQECAALQRRIINKLSMNATEEYEYFCNRYPSLLKRLTNIQIASYLGISQEFLSKIRSKKKM encoded by the coding sequence ATGGATAAAGCCTCATTAATAGATAATTTCGAACGCAAAGGAGTGATATTAACTACAGAAGAGAAGGAGCTTATACTCGCTTCTTTTCAGACTGTACATGTCAAAAAGAAAGATTATTTATTAAAGGCGGGAGAGGTATGTGATTTTGAAGCTTTTGTTATACAAGGATGTTTTAAAAAATATTGTTTAGACGATAAAGGAGATGAACATATTATTCACTTTTCTATAGAAGATTGGTGGATATCAGATTTGGAGAGTTACAATAATGGACTGCCCTCTAGGACAAGTATACAAGCTTTAGAAGACAGTGAAATCTTGTTTATAACAAAAGAAGTAAAGGAGGCGTTGTATGATCAGGTATCTGGATTAGAACGGATTTATAGACGTATGACACAGCAAGAATGTGCTGCACTCCAACGGCGGATAATTAATAAATTATCTATGAACGCTACGGAGGAGTATGAGTATTTCTGTAATCGCTATCCTTCACTATTAAAGAGATTGACTAATATTCAGATTGCTTCTTATCTAGGAATTTCTCAAGAGTTCTTGAGTAAAATACGCAGTAAGAAGAAAATGTAA
- a CDS encoding NYN domain-containing protein: MEKQNNNIAILVDGDNAQAKLLDKILEEVSKYGKVTVRRIYGDWTTPQMNSWKDLLNDLSFSPIQKFNYTSGKNSTDSSLIIDAMDILHDKMVDGFCIVSSDSDYTGLAKRIREEGIFVMGVGEKKTPNAFVQSCEIFTYCETLMPKEVIVSKGASGIVKKTDSDDDDDTKALTKKEYRLIDKAFDMSVDEEVEAYIATVGGNLRKLNPSFDARDYGFRNLTELFKHLKTYDVINNNVKGLNHPLVKKK; encoded by the coding sequence ATGGAAAAACAAAACAATAATATAGCAATCTTAGTGGATGGTGATAATGCACAAGCTAAGTTGTTAGATAAGATTTTAGAAGAAGTTTCTAAATATGGAAAGGTGACTGTCCGTCGTATTTATGGGGATTGGACAACACCGCAAATGAATAGCTGGAAGGATTTATTAAATGATTTATCATTTTCGCCTATACAGAAGTTTAATTATACTAGTGGAAAGAACTCTACTGATAGTTCACTGATTATTGATGCAATGGACATTCTACATGATAAGATGGTAGATGGATTCTGTATCGTATCAAGTGATAGTGATTATACGGGGTTAGCAAAGCGCATTAGAGAAGAAGGAATCTTCGTGATGGGAGTAGGAGAGAAAAAAACTCCAAATGCTTTCGTTCAATCCTGTGAGATATTTACTTACTGTGAGACGCTGATGCCTAAAGAGGTTATTGTTAGTAAAGGAGCAAGTGGAATTGTTAAGAAAACGGATTCCGATGATGATGACGATACTAAAGCGTTAACGAAGAAAGAATATAGACTGATAGATAAAGCTTTCGATATGTCTGTAGACGAGGAGGTAGAAGCATATATTGCTACTGTAGGAGGTAACCTTCGTAAGCTTAATCCTAGTTTTGACGCTAGAGATTATGGCTTTAGAAACCTAACAGAGCTATTTAAACATCTAAAAACATATGATGTTATAAACAATAATGTAAAAGGGCTTAATCATCCTTTAGTAAAGAAAAAATAA
- a CDS encoding AraC family transcriptional regulator: MSKPQLVDQVEKKGFSWHAELWKHNNEFHHHKKAQLVYVESGYQYLHVESCQFLLPQNHVAYIPSNMPHKTTHASEHVSLRTLYFDVDDLPLFYDKLYLFSIPSVLREMIMYTEKWSMNMEYEESEQTFLRAILLELPSFVQNAVPLITPVPRTKVLLDATAYIHKHYQATITIDELAELCFMSVRTLERQFKKETGISIAKYIQMMRIIKSIELLSEGQHTISEIALSVGYNSAQSYSNVFTKLIGQRPTEFMQQSLTL; the protein is encoded by the coding sequence ATGAGTAAACCCCAGTTAGTAGATCAAGTTGAGAAGAAAGGGTTCTCTTGGCATGCGGAACTATGGAAGCACAACAATGAGTTTCACCATCACAAGAAAGCCCAACTCGTATATGTAGAATCAGGATATCAATATCTACATGTTGAATCATGCCAATTCTTATTGCCTCAAAACCACGTAGCCTATATTCCATCCAATATGCCACATAAGACTACACATGCTTCTGAACACGTATCACTGCGTACGCTATACTTTGATGTGGATGACTTACCTCTGTTTTACGATAAATTATACCTGTTCTCTATACCAAGTGTACTAAGAGAAATGATTATGTATACTGAAAAGTGGTCTATGAATATGGAATATGAGGAGAGTGAACAAACTTTCTTAAGAGCCATCTTATTAGAGCTTCCCTCTTTCGTGCAAAATGCTGTACCGCTTATCACTCCTGTACCGCGTACAAAAGTATTACTGGATGCTACAGCATATATTCACAAACATTATCAAGCAACTATAACCATAGATGAGTTGGCAGAATTGTGCTTTATGAGTGTGCGTACCTTAGAACGTCAATTCAAAAAAGAAACAGGCATAAGCATCGCCAAATATATACAGATGATGCGTATCATTAAATCAATAGAGTTACTCAGTGAAGGACAACATACTATTAGCGAAATAGCATTATCTGTAGGGTATAATAGTGCACAATCATATAGTAATGTATTCACTAAACTTATAGGTCAACGTCCCACTGAGTTTATGCAACAGAGTCTTACTCTATAA
- a CDS encoding outer membrane beta-barrel family protein, which translates to MKLKLSVILFLTMVCSIYAQQKGKITGIIFDTTVNQSVPYATISLKSGENIVTGVMSEDNGKFELTAPLSKYTLEVQFIGYQTYTKEFELKEATYNFGTINLTPEATTLEGVNIIAEQSTIEQKIDRKVINVGRDLTTAGATAGEIMNNIPSVNVDKDGKISLRGNENVRILIDGRPTNMSSEQVLKQIPSTSIKSIELITNPSAKYNPEGMSGIINIVLHKNTMDGFNGSIDTGTTFAHYTKNSNSVNLNYRQGKLNFYGNGSYSYSQGKNQGDMMRYDLMSPTEIRIKSINKNYLYKVGMDYYINDNNTLSFYTNQSTNDGNTKLRNATIYPANQFEDIHQFTRYTGTNKYSSYNLAYKHLFEKKGHTLDIEGNHSRNKSDNDGDYNTTYGTNPNQFYQDNSDNKNNLTTVNIDYVNPLNDHTKLELGAEARISRADNSFNSNNSLSAVDTRNINNKYDQDIYSAYVTFGQTYGKFNYQLGTRLESYKVESTLNGKSNFKDDYLTLYPSVYLGYTMTDNDMFNLSYSRRVDRPSINQTNPVRQFSTPLMTMVGNPELKPQFTNSVELNYTRMFMNKSSVTAGVYYRRINKEINQVIYDDPENDNPNALLMTFDNYKSNDAYGFELSANIKLTAWWDMQPAIDFSSIKQSGYVSKLNTTTSSMDLVERNITASAFNARLNSNFKATKNLRFNLFGFYRGPVDGITMDSKEMYKIDAGARYALLDNKLSISARFSDIFNTMKFKYTSEYPYPSSGQFTWESRSVYLGVNYTFGGGKGRALQRKNRDTNTKQSGGTGGGLF; encoded by the coding sequence ATGAAACTTAAACTAAGTGTCATCCTTTTCCTTACGATGGTTTGCTCTATATATGCGCAACAAAAAGGAAAAATAACAGGGATCATCTTTGATACGACTGTAAACCAATCAGTCCCTTATGCTACTATTTCTCTTAAATCAGGAGAAAATATAGTAACAGGAGTTATGTCTGAAGACAATGGTAAGTTCGAATTAACTGCTCCTTTAAGTAAATATACTTTAGAGGTACAGTTTATCGGATACCAAACGTACACAAAAGAATTTGAGCTAAAAGAAGCTACTTATAACTTTGGTACTATAAACTTAACTCCAGAAGCAACTACTTTAGAAGGAGTAAACATTATCGCAGAACAATCTACAATAGAACAAAAGATAGATAGAAAAGTAATCAATGTAGGTAGAGACCTAACTACTGCTGGTGCTACAGCGGGAGAGATTATGAATAATATCCCTTCTGTAAACGTAGACAAAGATGGTAAAATCTCTCTTAGAGGAAATGAAAATGTACGTATCCTAATTGATGGACGCCCTACTAATATGTCTTCTGAGCAAGTATTAAAACAAATCCCTTCTACGTCTATTAAGAGTATAGAGTTAATCACTAACCCTAGTGCAAAGTATAATCCTGAAGGTATGTCTGGTATCATTAATATTGTATTGCACAAAAATACAATGGACGGTTTTAATGGTTCTATAGACACAGGTACAACTTTTGCTCATTATACAAAGAACTCTAATTCTGTTAACTTAAACTATAGACAGGGAAAACTGAATTTTTATGGTAACGGTAGCTATTCTTACTCACAGGGTAAAAACCAAGGTGATATGATGCGCTATGACTTAATGTCTCCTACAGAGATTCGCATAAAATCTATCAATAAAAATTACCTATATAAAGTAGGGATGGATTACTATATAAATGACAACAATACTTTATCGTTCTATACTAATCAAAGTACTAATGATGGAAATACAAAATTAAGAAATGCTACTATTTACCCAGCTAATCAGTTTGAAGATATTCATCAATTTACAAGATATACTGGTACGAATAAATATAGCTCTTATAACTTAGCATATAAACACTTATTTGAAAAGAAAGGCCATACTCTAGATATTGAAGGTAACCATAGTCGTAATAAATCTGATAACGATGGAGATTATAATACTACGTATGGTACAAATCCTAATCAGTTCTATCAAGATAATAGTGATAACAAAAACAACTTAACTACCGTTAATATTGATTATGTAAACCCTTTAAATGATCATACTAAATTAGAACTAGGTGCAGAAGCTAGAATCTCTAGAGCTGATAACTCATTTAATTCTAACAATTCACTTTCAGCAGTTGATACTCGTAATATTAATAATAAATACGACCAAGATATTTACTCTGCTTATGTAACATTTGGTCAGACCTATGGGAAATTTAATTACCAATTAGGTACCAGATTAGAAAGCTATAAAGTAGAATCTACTTTAAATGGTAAAAGCAATTTTAAAGATGATTATTTGACATTATACCCTTCTGTTTATTTAGGATATACGATGACTGATAACGATATGTTTAACTTAAGTTACAGTAGACGTGTAGACAGACCTAGTATCAATCAAACTAACCCTGTAAGACAATTCTCAACTCCATTAATGACAATGGTGGGTAACCCTGAGTTAAAACCTCAATTCACTAATTCTGTTGAACTAAACTACACTAGAATGTTTATGAACAAAAGCAGCGTAACTGCGGGAGTTTACTACAGAAGAATTAACAAGGAAATCAATCAAGTAATCTATGATGATCCAGAAAATGATAACCCTAATGCATTATTAATGACATTTGACAACTACAAATCAAATGATGCTTATGGATTTGAACTTTCTGCTAATATAAAATTAACTGCATGGTGGGATATGCAACCAGCTATTGATTTCTCAAGTATTAAACAATCTGGTTATGTATCTAAACTAAACACTACAACATCTAGTATGGATTTAGTAGAACGCAATATTACTGCTAGCGCCTTTAATGCTCGTTTAAACAGTAACTTTAAAGCTACTAAGAACTTAAGATTTAACTTATTTGGATTCTATAGAGGTCCTGTAGATGGTATCACTATGGATTCTAAAGAAATGTACAAAATAGATGCAGGTGCTAGATATGCTTTATTAGATAATAAATTAAGTATTAGTGCTAGATTTAGTGATATATTCAATACGATGAAATTTAAATATACTTCTGAATATCCTTATCCTTCTAGTGGTCAATTTACTTGGGAAAGTAGATCAGTATACTTGGGAGTAAATTATACTTTCGGAGGTGGAAAAGGACGTGCACTACAAAGAAAAAACAGAGATACAAACACTAAACAAAGTGGTGGTACTGGTGGAGGTTTATTCTAA
- a CDS encoding MoaF-related domain-containing protein has translation MKTKILYASVSITLFLGACQSNNSKESISKETTNSTSASHTSTLIGHKAEIQFPEMKATITYTDAETLHWSTIGEDGVKNEGDEKLSYKQLSNNLHFLNWIEKDGFTVSQIINTKTGEVTAFWSYDGKDGNRESQYVTGSFTLID, from the coding sequence ATGAAAACCAAGATATTATACGCTTCAGTATCCATTACTTTATTTTTAGGAGCGTGTCAGTCTAATAACTCAAAAGAATCTATTTCAAAGGAAACAACAAACAGTACTAGTGCTAGCCACACTAGTACCCTTATTGGGCATAAAGCTGAAATACAGTTTCCAGAGATGAAAGCTACAATTACTTATACTGATGCAGAAACGTTACATTGGAGTACTATAGGAGAAGATGGAGTGAAAAATGAGGGAGATGAAAAGTTGAGTTATAAACAACTATCTAACAATCTACATTTTTTAAACTGGATAGAAAAAGACGGTTTCACAGTAAGCCAAATTATTAATACTAAAACGGGGGAAGTCACTGCGTTTTGGTCTTATGATGGTAAAGATGGCAACCGAGAGAGTCAGTATGTTACAGGAAGTTTTACTTTAATAGACTAA
- a CDS encoding DUF1572 family protein — protein MTLQELAGIRKQFEYYRQMVDKTVLLLSQDELNLKLNEEGNSIAMIMRHITGNLLSRFTNFFTEDGEKTWRNRDEEFADGVYNRHELITNWDKAWNVLFATIDSIDEENIQCIIKIRNQDHTVAEAFYRQLAHYPYHIGQIIFIGKMIRNAEWQSLSIPKNKSNAYNQAKFDNPNSDTHFADDYLKK, from the coding sequence ATGACATTACAAGAATTAGCGGGTATTCGCAAGCAATTCGAATACTACAGACAGATGGTTGATAAGACCGTCTTACTCTTATCTCAAGATGAATTGAATCTCAAGCTAAATGAGGAAGGTAATTCAATAGCTATGATCATGCGTCATATCACGGGTAATCTACTTTCGCGTTTTACTAACTTCTTTACTGAAGATGGTGAGAAAACTTGGAGAAATAGAGATGAAGAGTTTGCAGATGGAGTATACAACAGACATGAGTTAATTACTAATTGGGATAAGGCGTGGAATGTATTGTTTGCAACTATTGATAGTATAGATGAAGAAAATATACAGTGTATCATTAAGATTCGCAATCAAGATCATACTGTAGCAGAAGCATTTTATAGACAGTTAGCGCATTATCCTTATCACATAGGTCAGATTATATTTATTGGTAAAATGATACGCAATGCTGAATGGCAGTCCCTTAGTATTCCTAAGAACAAGTCAAATGCTTACAACCAGGCCAAGTTTGACAACCCTAATTCAGATACTCATTTTGCTGATGATTATTTAAAGAAATAG